A single Gambusia affinis linkage group LG22, SWU_Gaff_1.0, whole genome shotgun sequence DNA region contains:
- the hlx1 gene encoding H2.0-like homeobox protein isoform X2, translated as MYTAGLNPFYASNFSLWSAYCAGGFAVDTIKKPSFCIADILQAGDAENIPGSSALMVHMGHHHHHHHQQQQRAQQAHSGGSPLRPAPVAPEPSSVFGARVSAASPYNRHGLQLTTVSRTPFNSQQAPPPSSKDLKFGIDRILSTDFDPKCKEKSSLRGPYAVLTKDTMPQTYKRKRSWSRAVFSNLQRKGLEKRFEIQKYVTKPDRKQLAAMLGLTDAQVKVWFQNRRMKWRHSKEAQAQKDKEKDEKPEKGASEAGGLEPKEPTESECESEARSDSESDEAEEEESGDGHLDISELNNNKTSVIMSGSAQGATADSCPTPTDTATASQVLI; from the exons ATGTACACCGCCGGGCTCAACCCGTTTTACGCATCCAATTTCAGCCTCTGGTCGGCATACTGCGCCGGAGGCTTCGCTGTGGATACCATAAAGAAGCCGTCGTTTTGCATCGCAGACATTTTGCAAGCAGGAGATGCGGAGAACATCCCCGGATCGTCCGCCCTCATGGTGCACATGGgacaccaccatcaccaccatcaccagCAACAGCAGCGCGCTCAGCAGGCGCACTCCGGCGGCTCTCCGCTGCGTCCTGCTCCCGTCGCGCCGGAGCCTTCGTCGGTGTTCGGAGCCAGAGTCAGCGCGGCGTCTCCGTACAACAGACACGGACTGCAGCTCACCACAGTCTCTAGGACGCCGTTCAATTCCCAGCAGGCACCCCCGCCTTCAAGTAAAGACCTCAAATTCGGAATCGATAGGATTTTATCCACAGACTTTGATccaaaatgcaaagaaaagtcTTCTCTAAGAG GTCCCTACGCAGTGCTCACGAAAGACACAATGCCTCAGACATACAAGAGGAAAAGGTCATGGTCAAGGGCCGTGTTTTCAAACCTGCAGAGGAAAGGCCTGGAGAAGAGATTTGAAATACAGAAGTATGTCACCAAGCCTGACAGAAAACAGCTGGCGGCCATGCTGGGGCTCACAGACGCTCAG GTAAAAGTGTGGTTCCAGAACAGGCGCATGAAGTGGAGACACTCCAAGGAGGCCCAGGCTCAGAAGGACAAGGAGAAGGACGAGAAGCCGGAGAAAGGAGCCTCAGAGGCAGGGGGACTGGAGCCGAAGGAGCCGACAGAGTCCGAGTGCGAGAGCGAGGCTCGGAGCGACAGCGAGTCGGACGAAGCCGAGGAGGAAGAGAGTGGAGACGGacatttggacatttctgagctcaacaacaacaaGACCAGCGTGATCATGAGCGGGAGCGCGCAGGGGGCCACCGCGGACTCCTGCCCCACGCCCACGGACACGGCAACGGCGTCGCAGGTGttgatatga
- the hlx1 gene encoding H2.0-like homeobox protein isoform X1 yields the protein MYTAGLNPFYASNFSLWSAYCAGGFAVDTIKKPSFCIADILQAGDAENIPGSSALMVHMGHHHHHHHQQQQRAQQAHSGGSPLRPAPVAPEPSSVFGARVSAASPYNRHGLQLTTVSRTPFNSQQAPPPSSKDLKFGIDRILSTDFDPKCKEKSSLRDLTSIVSSNRQSGLHIPIQPPASPYFSTIDPGMSDASSMMGSLGSGSGRHAGQHQFQDTFPGPYAVLTKDTMPQTYKRKRSWSRAVFSNLQRKGLEKRFEIQKYVTKPDRKQLAAMLGLTDAQVKVWFQNRRMKWRHSKEAQAQKDKEKDEKPEKGASEAGGLEPKEPTESECESEARSDSESDEAEEEESGDGHLDISELNNNKTSVIMSGSAQGATADSCPTPTDTATASQVLI from the exons ATGTACACCGCCGGGCTCAACCCGTTTTACGCATCCAATTTCAGCCTCTGGTCGGCATACTGCGCCGGAGGCTTCGCTGTGGATACCATAAAGAAGCCGTCGTTTTGCATCGCAGACATTTTGCAAGCAGGAGATGCGGAGAACATCCCCGGATCGTCCGCCCTCATGGTGCACATGGgacaccaccatcaccaccatcaccagCAACAGCAGCGCGCTCAGCAGGCGCACTCCGGCGGCTCTCCGCTGCGTCCTGCTCCCGTCGCGCCGGAGCCTTCGTCGGTGTTCGGAGCCAGAGTCAGCGCGGCGTCTCCGTACAACAGACACGGACTGCAGCTCACCACAGTCTCTAGGACGCCGTTCAATTCCCAGCAGGCACCCCCGCCTTCAAGTAAAGACCTCAAATTCGGAATCGATAGGATTTTATCCACAGACTTTGATccaaaatgcaaagaaaagtcTTCTCTAAGAG ATCTCACCTCCATCGTTAGCTCGAACCGTCAGTCAGGCCTCCACATCCCTATTCAACCTCCAGCCAGCCCCTACTTCTCCACCATAGACCCCGGGATGAGCGACGCGTCTTCCATGATGGGCTCACTAGGCAGCGGCAGCGGCAGACACGCAGGCCAGCATCAGTTTCAGGACACCTTCCCAG GTCCCTACGCAGTGCTCACGAAAGACACAATGCCTCAGACATACAAGAGGAAAAGGTCATGGTCAAGGGCCGTGTTTTCAAACCTGCAGAGGAAAGGCCTGGAGAAGAGATTTGAAATACAGAAGTATGTCACCAAGCCTGACAGAAAACAGCTGGCGGCCATGCTGGGGCTCACAGACGCTCAG GTAAAAGTGTGGTTCCAGAACAGGCGCATGAAGTGGAGACACTCCAAGGAGGCCCAGGCTCAGAAGGACAAGGAGAAGGACGAGAAGCCGGAGAAAGGAGCCTCAGAGGCAGGGGGACTGGAGCCGAAGGAGCCGACAGAGTCCGAGTGCGAGAGCGAGGCTCGGAGCGACAGCGAGTCGGACGAAGCCGAGGAGGAAGAGAGTGGAGACGGacatttggacatttctgagctcaacaacaacaaGACCAGCGTGATCATGAGCGGGAGCGCGCAGGGGGCCACCGCGGACTCCTGCCCCACGCCCACGGACACGGCAACGGCGTCGCAGGTGttgatatga